The window TAACACCATTATTGGGTATATACATGCACATGTTCTAGCTGGGAATGACCCCCCGATTTATCGCCTATATATGACATTAGGTGCTTGGCTGGCTTGTCGACGACCACACAAACACTTCCTTCTTCAATTGTGGACGGGTCCTTGGCCCGGTCCATAAATGTCAGGCCAATGTGGTGTGCACACCCAATCCAGGACAGTGTGACTGATGCTGTATACTCCATAGAATAGAATACAATATATGATTAGTTGTAGTTCACCGGCGCTTTGCTGGCTCGTCGACGGCCAGGCAAACACTTCCACATTCGGCTGGTCTGGAGTCTGGAGAGGGCGCGACGTCACCATCGTCGGCGATATGTAGCAGATATCTACGGCGAGGGACGGAAAACAAACCCTTCATCACTCAGATGGCAACGTATATCCACACGTGTAGGCCACACAATCATACTATCGATATAATTAAATCGTTCATAAATTTGAGTAGGTGACATATATATCCTTCACCTAAGCTCTACGACTATATATAAAACCCGCTTGAGTCGTCGTACACGCCGTGCAATTCTTAATCAGGAGAAGAAAAGGAGAGCATCCAGCCATGGCAGAGGAGAGGAGCCCCCTGCACCTGCCTCGCCACAAGGAGGAGGACAAGGAGGGGGAGGAGAAGCAGCATGGCCACGACCACGGCCACAACCACAGCCACGGCCACGACCAGCGGGAGCACGCCGGCGGGAGGGGGGTGGACATGGACCTGCCGGCGACGTACGTCAACATGGGCTCCATCGCCACCGCGGGCGTTCTCGTACGCACCGTATCGCACACACGATTTAGCTTACTGATTCTGACGCTTTGTTTGCGTCGACACTTACTGGACTGCTTAGCTATCTTCCTGTACGCGTGTGCAGGACTGGAGGTACCAGAAGGCGACAGGGGAGAAGAGGCCGGACAAGGTGACCGGATTGATCAGCGCGGAGCAGGCCAAGGAGGCCGAGCGCAGGGAGGCCGAGGAGcgccaggcggaggaggaggagggcggggcCGCCTGGGCCAAGAACAAGCACGTGTATCAGTTCTGATCGATCGCCGCCGGGCGCCGCGGCCAGCCGTGCATCTCGCGGCAGATGGTGTTCTGAACGGAAAAAGTTCGCGAGAGATGATGGTGTGCATGTATCCACCGCTCACCGTCACTTGGAGATTCGTGCTACGTTTTCTTGTTTTGTCAAAAGCTTGTCTTGTTTCAGAGTGTTGCATGATGTTTCTCTTTTTAAAAATTATCGTGATGTTTCGATGTGTATATCAGTAAAATAAGAGAGTACTCagttcaaataaaaataaaaataagagaGTACTCGTCAGATTTGTACGTAATTTTAGAGGGTATGTGCTCTTGGAAGGGATGGCATCTCATCAAGACAGAGTGGAGCCGAAAATACCTAATAGAGCCTGGGTCTAGGCATACTCCGGATTAATTTTCTTTAACTAGCAGAAAAAGTCAAACAATTCTATATTTTTTTTGTAATGAACATGCTCTGGGGTTACACACGTGCAAAGTTTCGCGGAGGAATAACTCCGTGGTCTTCTGTACAAAAAAAAATCCGATCTTTCTCGTAAAAAAAAATACCCGATCTATATGAAAGTTACTACTCAAGGAT is drawn from Triticum dicoccoides isolate Atlit2015 ecotype Zavitan chromosome 6B, WEW_v2.0, whole genome shotgun sequence and contains these coding sequences:
- the LOC119326668 gene encoding uncharacterized protein LOC119326668 codes for the protein MAEERSPLHLPRHKEEDKEGEEKQHGHDHGHNHSHGHDQREHAGGRGVDMDLPATYVNMGSIATAGVLDWRYQKATGEKRPDKVTGLISAEQAKEAERREAEERQAEEEEGGAAWAKNKHVYQF